The DNA segment tttttttttctttcaaaggtGCTGTAAATGTGAAAATGGTAAAAAGCGATCCTGGGATCTTCTGGACAGACCCGTGTTTATTCTTGCTGTTTTACTGCTATGGAATTTTGGATTACTAATTGTGGATCGTATCCTTAGGCTATGAGATGAAAAGCATAAATATATCATGAGCAGTAAATTAGAAGTTAAATTAACAACTTAAGTTAGAATGCCaattaattctgaaaatgtcCAAGAAAATCCGTTCAGAAttgctttgctttgtttaatgcatttcttGGTATGTGCATatttgtatctctctctctcacacataaatgtgaaaaaaggtgGTTCATTGGCTCATCAGAtaggactgctgcctcatagctcctgGGACAGGTATAAACCAACTTTGTAGATTTTTAAGTGTTCTCTTCATGCCAACATGTCTTTTGTCTGGCTTCTTCACAATCTTAGGACATTCCAATGTGATGTATGTTAGATTTATTGATGACCGTACTGAGCTACAAGAAATAAGTCATTGTGTATGGATAAAttggtgtgtatatgtgtatatatatatatatatatatatatatatatatataatatactggcCACATTTGTCTGTAGAACGCCCTGAAGTATATGAGGCATGCAGTTACGGCACTTAAAACACTGGTTAGGAATTTGGTCTGAGGGTTAACACCATTTCTTACAAATTTGCTGGCCATACAGTCATGCCATGAATCTACTATTCACCTCAACCCAAAATGTGTTTggtttgattgagatctgaagtCTGTGCAGGCCATGGCCATAAACTGTCGGTGTCATGTTACTGGATCCAGCTTGAGATAATACATGCTTCGTAATGTgttgcattatcctgctggaattaAACTTTTGAAACGGGAGAAAAGTGATGCTCAGTAATTATTAGGGATTGAAGTGATACTCAGTGATATTATGGGGCCTGTTACATGCCAAGAAAATGTTCACTATGTCGTTACAGTAACACTTTCAAGCACAAAGCAGGATGGATTCACAGATTGAAACTATTTATGACAAATTCTGATCATGCATTTGTCATGTCTTAGATATCAACATATATCAGACTAGACATACAACATTTTGTCAATCTTCAGTCTTCCTGCATTGCTCATTGTGTACCCACTGTTGCCTCATCTTCTTGTATATGGCTAACAAGAAAGGAGCCCAACATCCTCTTTTGCTGCTGTAGCTCATCCACTGTAACACCTGAGATGTTACACATTCTGTATGCTGTTGTAATAAAGATGTATTTGAGTGTTTGTGGCTTTTCTTATAGTTTTTCCAAGTGATACTCATTTATAAGGTGTTTTTGCCCAGAGAAACACTGCTctttggatgatttttttttttttggttagccATAGTTTAGTTGTTTCTAAGATGTTGGAACCACAATATCTGTTACTTACAGGCATGCCACAGTTAATATTCATTAGATCATGTCTTACACTTTATAATCTTTGGTCGAGCAACATCTAAACATCTTGACCCAAATCTGTGTTATTATATGTACTAAAGATTATACTGAATATACAAAACCTAATCAAACTTGTCTCTTGGtaattttttatattaagtaATCAAAATCCATTTGAATTGGGTGAGAGTCTATTAGAGGGCACGTAGACTAACAAATTCATACATCCTGAGGAAATGTATTCAATTAATGTAATATCCTTAAGGTATGAGGTAAACCCttatttttaaacctttaaaaaagATGGTGCAGACATTTGGACAACATGCTATCACTACACCGAAATTCGGGCCGAGTATTTGTGGCATCTGTttactgcacattttttttaagcTATGCTTCTACTGCGGTGTAATTACTGTTGCATTTGGTTGCAGCTTTCAACCTTATTAATTCATAATTTTTCATAACACTGTTCATGGTGTTTTATAGGGCATTACACATTACTGTGCAGAAATAATATTCTGTGTTGCACTTAATTACCTATCAGCTAATGTAGTCAGACTTTGCCATATTTAAAAACCTCTTGTAACAATGACTAAACtcattttcagtagaaactgggaCAGTAAACTTCATATTAATCATCTGAATTCCTTTATGTGGGCATTTTGGACACAGGAAATGCAATTGTTACATCCTTCAATGTCTTTTTCAGATATTCATTTCCAGTATAATGGGTTTTTATTTGGCTTTCTTCTACTTTCTGTGGCCAGAGTATTTCAGGTATGtcagtaaaaataatttacaattttaagATGTCAGTGTAAGTAATGATTAAATCAGGCTATTATTGGAGTGTTTCTGAATGACATTCAAGAATTCTTTAAGCAAAATGTACATAGTTAAAGTAGTTCAGTAGAATTTTAAAGCTAATCATAATCTTGTCCTCATATCTGTATATCTTAAGTTAGTTAATTCGAATTCTAAAGCTGTTTGTAAGAGACATAGTGGTTCAGTTATGAAATGTAtggggaaagttttttttttttttttctcttttacaggGACGTAATATGGAGGGAGCTCTTCTGTTTTCAATTTTGCTGAATTTAAAGCACATTTACCTATATGTAGCACCTGCATATGGCATTTATCTCCTTCGCTCATACTGTTTCACACAGCACAGTCCTGGTGAatactgctttttatttatttttttatttatctatatttgTTATGAAGAGTGTGTgaaaagatagggtgagaagctcagtcatccgggaggggctcagagtagagccgctgctcctccgcatcgagaggagtcagatgaggtggctcgggcatctgatcaggatgcctcctggacgcctccctggtgaggtgttccgggcacgtccaaccgggaggaggccccggggaagacccaggacatgctggagggactatgtctctcgactggcctgggaacgccttgggattctcccggaagtgctagaagaagtggccggggagagggaagtctgggcatctctgctcaagctgctgcccccgcgacccgacctcggataagcgggagacaatggatggatggatggagtgtgtAGGGTGGTGGTAAGCCCTTTCAGGCACAGTGGGATTACTGACTTTATGTTACCCTGGAGGAATTTCTCCTGTACCTTTTGGTCATTGCCTTTTCTAGATTCTGTGAATGGCAAGACACCCCTTTTACATGGTATTTGCTGTGTTGATTTACTTGTATTGAGGGTAAACTGTGTTCTGCAAGCTGTTTTGTTTTCCACTTTtatgaaagtgtgttttttaCAGTACAGTTTCAGGGTTACTTTTTCCACACCAGTGGAGCAAACAGTTTTAAATAagctaataaacatttttttctaattgtaTTACATAAAGTGATACAATGTAGCCttttctgtatactgtatgtggaaaaAGTCCAAGTTACAATATTGCACTATTGGTAATAAAAGTATTATATCCAATCTATAATAGTGGTACTTAAACCTTTGATATATTTCCACACCTTTAGCGTTCACTTTATGGGCAGTTTGTGCAGTATGGAAAATGGAAAAGTAAATTTAATGCTGAGTGTATTTTAATATCAAAAGTGAGAATCAGTGattaaaaagaacatttcaataaAACCAATATCTCTCTATAAACTGCCTTGGACTCTGTGAGGCCACTTTGAGCTGCTGACTCTGAGACTATACTTATCTTACTGGATTTTAGCTGGGGATTGATTAGGGAgctttaaaaactcaaaacagTATATAAACTAAAGCTTATTTGAATGAAAATTTCTATTGTTTTGTCCacattttttacataattttttccCCTAGATAATTCCATTAAATGgagaagttttcattttttgaggTTCGCTGGCCTAGGAATAACAGTCTGCTTTGTTTTTGCCATTTCATTTGGACCCTTCATAGCTATGGTACTTGATTTTTCCTCTGATTTAGTTTTGGATAGTAGTGTTGTTCAATTTAAtatttctataaataaaattttcattgtgacatcacaaaaattgtataaaaatgcCTACAAATACAATTTAGCAATATAAACCACAGTATGGTTGTAGGTCTATCTGCTATCTGCTCActagtgttttttttctaaagatacattttgatttatttatgatgGGAAAAGGTGgcagtacattttttttccccaaatatttttaatttcttggtCATAATTTTTCatgtcatgtttttcttttttctatctttttgacAGTAAAAACAAATTGCAATTTTCAATTTGTCGTAACAAGACAACATTCATTGACTACCTTGTACCTTATGCCTCTAATTAGCTATTTCCAGCTGATGAGCTGTTAAATATCAGGAATTAAGATGTTTATCCAATTACTACTTACACCCTTTTTGAAAAATACATGTACTTTGGATTTACTATTTATGgaaattatttgtataattatttctcttttcttttttagggCCAGTTATCCCAGGTGTTGTCACGGTTGTTTCCGTTTAAGAGAGGTTTATGTCATGCCTACTGGGCTCCAAATTTCTGGGCTTTGTACAATGTGCTAGACAAAGCTCTCACCATTCTTGGTACAAAGTGAAATGTCCTAATgctgtgcatttattttattttaaaattgcttgttTCTCCAAGGAATGTTTTTGCattaaatgtgtttgtgtgtgtgtgtatgtgtatgtatatatatatatatatatatataatatacatacatacagtgcatccagaaagtattcatagcgtgTAACTTTTTCCaacttttgttatgttgcagccgtattccaaaatggattaaattcatttttttcctcaaatttctgcacacaacaccccataatgacaacatgaaaaaagtttacttgaggtttttgcaaatttattaaaaataaaaaaattgagaaatcacatgtacataagtattcacagtctttgctcaatactttgtcgatgcacctttggcagcaattacagcctcaagtcttgttgaatatgatgccacaagcttggcacacttatccttggccaggttcgcccattcctctttgcagcacctctcaagctccatcgggttggatgggaagcgtcggtgcacagccattttaagatctctccagagatgttcaatcagattcaagtctgggctctggctgggccactcaaggacattcacagagttgtcctgaagccactcctttgatatcttggctgtgtgcttagagtcgttgtcctactgaaagatgaaccgttgccccagtctgaggtcaagagcgctccagagcaggttttcatccaggatgtctctgtatattgctgcagtcatctttccctttatcctgactagtctcccagttcctgccgctgaaaaacatccccacagcatgatgctgccaccaccatgcttcactgtagggatggtgccaggtttcctccaaacgtgacgcctggcattcacaccaaagagttcaatctttgtctcatcagaccagagaattttctttctcatggtctgagagtccttcaggtgccttttggcaaactccaggtgggctgccatgtgccttttactaaggagtggcttccgtctggccactctaccatacaggcctgattggtggattgctgcagagatggttgtccttctggaaggttctcctctctccacagaggacccctggagctctgacagagtgaccatcgggttcttggtcaccttcctgactaaggcccttctcccccgattgctcagtttagatggccggccagctctaggaagagtcctggtggtttcgaacttcttccacttacggatgatggaggccactgtgctcattgggaccttcaaagcagaagaaatttttctgtaaccttccccagatatgtgcctcgagacaatcctgtctcttaggtctacagacaattcctttgacttcatgcttggtttgtgctctgacatgaactgtcaactgtgggaccttatatagacaggtgtgtgcctttccaaatcatgtccaatcaactgaaattaccacaggtggactccaattaagctgcagaaacatctcaaggatggtcaggggaaaccggatgcacctgagctcaattttgagcttcatggcaaaggctgtgaatacttatgtacatgtgctttctcaattttttttatttttaataaatttgcaaaaacctcaagtaatcttttttcacgttgttgttatggggtgttgtgtgtagaattctgaggaaaacaatgaatttaatccattttggaataaggctgtaacataacatgaggaaaatgtggaaaaaagtgatgtgctgtgaatactttccggatgcactgtataataatatacGCTAGCCACCTCATGGATCAgctgctcacgtatggggatgcagatgtacaatttcaacaaattattattttcaatggaattgttacatatgcataatagaactattttaaattacagtgagtaattaaccatagtaaaacataataaattgaaaattaaattatgattcatgttgtgttagaggtatttgttgcgtgttatgtttttgttctttttggctttgaaattaacacgcaaataaattttaaacttaacttttactgtaaaacctcagtaaaaacaatttttaaaattaactttgcgtcaacatcgcattgaattttgattctgtgtttggacttttattgtgacaacacaacatataactgcccgtgagtgaaaatCATTtcattctctctaataaataaaccgactttttcaaatgtttgaccctgtgatttgttaattgccatagcaaaagctattctaatggtaaactgtaaacattctaatacgaatggcatatcaagatctcctttggtgtctaatgttttccacggaagatgtactatattacctttcttgtcgcctgttaagcttttacatgtcagaattgttcaaccaattttgaatacaaataatcttgtcccattgcaagttgttttcatcttccgcaccatcaccaccaactgtttcagcatagtctattgatacacatttaaccaattccccatgtaaccgatcaacaattttcgtgttaattcgtttcacattgtttctcggtgctaggattgcccgtgtacccATTTCTtcagttgataacccttcgggatgaaattcttcaataagatttggacataataagtcttcttttattgggaacttaaagtgaggaaaacgtaaaaatttataagagctgtgagcgcaggaactgtgtgtgacaaaagcatttacacaaatgagaggtgagaggcctgtgggtgtggttgaaaatggtttgagaggagggtgggacttgaaaaaagttCGGAATCAAAGCTACTGGTAAAGCTACTTGCTGCAAGACCGTTTTACAGTGAGCTGttcataaaataattcattcagaTCAGTCAGATTTCATGTAAGCCAGTGATGTGGCAAATAATGATCTAGAAGATGCTGCACAGTTTAGGTACAACGTTGTCTCATCCAGTCGGTCTCGTCACCCTACATTTTGAGAAGACATTCAAGTGTATGACCTTAGAATTTTTATGGCAGTCATGAAAATGGGGCAAAAACCCGTGCAATTCAATAAGTATGATTACAAAATTGTATATCACTTACAGCAGTTGTGCTTTCAGATACAAATATATCTTGTCCTGTTTTTAAAGGAGCCAGGCAGAGTTATCCACTGTCTCCTGTACTGTTTAACCTTGCTTTAGAGCCCTTTACCATGTTTATATGGGATCTACGTCATGCTTTAAACATATTTAATCCTTTGAATCCCTCTTAGGGTTTGTGACTTTCCTCCTTCTTCGTTCATTCTCTGGCTTAGATAGGTCCTTAAGGCTTATAAAATCTCTTTACTTCTCCACCTTCCACCCACCCTGTGACATTTTGAGACATAATTGGGTTAGTCAATGAAGCCGTTATAACCCCAATACATGTGCAAATCCTCATACCATACTTTGCCTGTCCAGTCTAATTTGGGAACGTGATCTATCCTTGTCTCTCCTCTCCAGTGgtctattatttttaaacaatattactATCTCTTCCAGAAACCTTAACTTCAAAATATTCAATGTAACCTTTTACACAGATGAAATTCCATTCCATGTAAACAATTTATTATGGGCTTAGCCTCAGACCTTTTTATGTAATTTGTGTCAATCTGAGGCATTACGGACTTCAGATGTTTTGGAAATGCCCTATTATAGCCACTTTTTTCCCCCGGTTGCCTCCTCCAGTTCAGGATTGGGTGGGTCAGAGCCAGTCCTGGTAGTAGAGAGTTCAAGACAAGAACCAACCATGTGTGGTGTGCCGGTCCAATTCTGGGCTGCCCTAAGCACATATTCAGAACTCACACTGGCACTATGATCAATTTAAAGTCGACTGCTAACCTAACATTGGAGgcaaactggagcacccagagtgAAACAGTACAGGGAATGACTGGGCAAGAGAGTCAAAGCCATATTGTTGGATTCACAAACCATACTGTTTGTTAAATTAATGCTACATAGagtatatttcaaattttaaatgcatgtctCTTATTTCTAGGTTTAAAACTTAATTTGCTTCAACATGAGAAGATTTCAAAGGCTTCAATGACAGGAGGCTTAGTGCAAGAATTCCATCACACAATCTTGCCATCTGTATCTCCTGCTGTCACTCTCATTTGCACCATTGCTGCAATTACAGTGAGTAGTATTCTTGATTTAGCTTGGGTTACTTTTTGCTTGGCCTTATACTGTGAATataaagaaaagttaaaataCATATTATAGTCATATATTGTGAAAGAAGATCAGTGTTCACACTCTGGGTGTTCCccatgtggagttttcatgttttccctgtgtgtgtgtgtggatttcctccgggcactcaaatttcctctcacagtccaaagatgtgcatgctgAGTGAAGTGGCATTGCAAAACTGGTCTTAAGAGTGTGGGTATGTCTtttctttgtgatggactggtaccctgtccaggtggtgttcttgccttgcacccaatgattgCTAGGGTAGACACCAGCTTCCTAAAGACACTACCCTAAAAAAGGGGTTTaggaagatggatagatggatttgaAATCAAAAATGGATTTTAAGTGAGGTATTCCATTATTTATATCTTCTgcagtaaatattttatatacctccctatttattgtttttttgacaATTGCTGCATTAAATAATTAAGCATTTTATCTTGATGTGTAACCTTTTAATAATTATTAGAGTTtacattttatgtgatttttttttttttgataaaattagaaaatttgCAACATAGTTGGATTCATCAGTTTGTGATTGTTGTGTTATAAAATATGTCAGTATTTGGAGATGACTGCTAAATTAAACTGCCTGCTACTTTAAGAGACAGTTGCATGCTCCAGAATATTAATTGGTAGTATTACCCTGTTATTCCTCCAAGGAGCATCAAACCAAAGTGCAGATTTATATGTAATCTAGTGAACCACAACTAAACTTGAGGACCATTGAACTAAGTGATCCATAATGCATACAATGTATATACAATTTGAATAAGtacattaatgtattttaaaatattcagcaaTGGGTTTAAGCAACTGTGATTCAGGAATGGTGTTAGGTAATGTATTTATGTTGCAAGTAAGGCTTTTAGTTACTGCTATGCCCACATGCAGGAATATTTAGTTCtggtaatgtgtttattttttcgtTTAGCCTGCAGTTTTCTGCCTTTGGAAGAAACCTCAAGGCCCCATTGGGTTCCTTCGATGTTTAATACTATGTGCCCTGGCATCTTTCATGTTTGGCTGGCATGTACATGAGAAAGCGATTCTTCTAGCTATTCTTCCTTTAaggtaaataaagtttataacaGCACGAATACAAAGGCAATTGTGAAAtctactgtttatttttatgttgatgtGGTAATACATATGACATTCCATTGTAATACA comes from the Erpetoichthys calabaricus chromosome 4, fErpCal1.3, whole genome shotgun sequence genome and includes:
- the alg8 gene encoding probable dolichyl pyrophosphate Glc1Man9GlcNAc2 alpha-1,3-glucosyltransferase: MAASTLVSWTWFSTLAIGVSLLKCLLIPTYRSTDFEVHRNWLAITQNLPVSQWYYEATSEWTLDYPPLFAWFEFFLSQFAKYFDKNMLEIKNLNYASEATVLFQRCSVIVSDILFIYAVRECCKCENGKKRSWDLLDRPVFILAVLLLWNFGLLIVDHIHFQYNGFLFGFLLLSVARVFQGRNMEGALLFSILLNLKHIYLYVAPAYGIYLLRSYCFTQHSPDNSIKWRSFHFLRFAGLGITVCFVFAISFGPFIAMGQLSQVLSRLFPFKRGLCHAYWAPNFWALYNVLDKALTILGLKLNLLQHEKISKASMTGGLVQEFHHTILPSVSPAVTLICTIAAITPAVFCLWKKPQGPIGFLRCLILCALASFMFGWHVHEKAILLAILPLSLLSVKSHTDAGLFIILSTTGHFSLFPLLFTAPELPLKILLMLLFTIFSVTSLQRLFRKDGKLLNTLEATYLTGLIPLEVFCEIIFPLTPLKAAFPFLPLLLTSVYCALGVTYSFIKLYVSMINYTEDGKHEKRH